A region from the Sulfitobacter donghicola DSW-25 = KCTC 12864 = JCM 14565 genome encodes:
- a CDS encoding recombinase family protein — MIIGYARVSTEEQHLDAQTSALEAAGAERIFAEKISGTKKSRPELDRMIEQLRDGDVVVVTKYDRLSRSLQDLLSIVEAVRAQGSGFRSLAEDIDTTTPAGRLVFHVFASIAQFERERISERTKEGLTAARKQGRVGGRPPALSAELCAEVARMRDQEGRGIAELARLFQVSKSTIRRA, encoded by the coding sequence GTCTCGACGGAAGAACAGCATCTTGATGCGCAGACTTCGGCTTTGGAAGCGGCTGGCGCGGAACGCATCTTTGCTGAGAAAATCTCAGGCACCAAAAAATCCCGCCCTGAACTTGATCGCATGATCGAGCAGCTGCGGGATGGTGATGTTGTCGTTGTGACAAAGTACGACCGCCTCAGCCGATCCCTGCAAGATCTCTTGAGCATTGTTGAGGCTGTCCGTGCGCAAGGTTCTGGGTTCCGGTCTCTGGCTGAAGACATCGACACTACGACACCAGCAGGACGATTGGTGTTCCACGTCTTCGCATCCATCGCCCAGTTCGAGCGTGAGCGGATATCTGAGAGAACCAAAGAAGGGCTGACTGCCGCACGCAAACAAGGGCGTGTTGGTGGCAGGCCCCCTGCTCTTTCTGCGGAGCTTTGCGCCGAGGTTGCCCGGATGCGGGATCAGGAAGGCCGTGGCATCGCAGAACTGGCGCGGTTGTTTCAGGTTAGTAAGAGTACGATCAGGCGGGCTTGA